The following coding sequences lie in one Cydia strobilella chromosome 20, ilCydStro3.1, whole genome shotgun sequence genomic window:
- the LOC134750542 gene encoding 2-aminoethanethiol dioxygenase, translating to MTFVDSFALLSCRLFSTFRSRTKFLCINIGKFHMDLQNEAKTMDMVSVPPIVATYRLALQTFDGKATADLPANINKLKKIMDTLRSEDLGLERRLCDPATWKNPNKAPCTYIQVFQNSGVNMSIFVLKPGFKMPLHDHPHMHGLLKVIYGAVNIRSFSEHPVTEKMSAIDIAISAKHEAARLAHGTHVKRKFFAEVSQDRVCKESSETCVLTPTVSNYHEIQALEMPAAFFDVLSPPYDTLIEDIGPRRCSYYKVINKLSSNLVELQETVAPDCFFCDQSPYLGPKLA from the coding sequence atgacgtttgttgaCAGTTTCGCTTTGTTATCGTGCAGATTATTTTCTACTTTTCGGTCTCGAACAAAATTCTTGTGTATCAATATAGGGAAATTTCATATGGATTTGCAAAATGAAGCAAAAACTATGGATATGGTCAGCGTGCCGCCAATCGTGGCGACATACCGGCTCGCCCTGCAGACCTTCGACGGGAAGGCTACGGCCGACCTCCCTGCCAACATAAACAAACTTAAAAAGATAATGGACACATTAAGAAGCGAAGACCTAGGTTTGGAGAGACGGTTATGCGACCCGGCGACGTGGAAAAACCCTAACAAAGCCCCATGTACGTACATCCAAGTGTTTCAAAATAGTGGTGTCAATATGAGTATTTTCGTGTTGAAACCTGGCTTCAAGATGCCGCTGCACGACCATCCTCATATGCACGGTCTTTTGAAGGTAATATACGGTGCCGTGAACATTCGTAGTTTCTCCGAGCACCCTGTGACTGAAAAGATGAGCGCTATAGATATAGCAATAAGCGCTAAACACGAGGCAGCTAGGCTCGCTCACGGGACACACGTTAAGCGAAAGTTTTTCGCTGAAGTTTCACAGGATCGCGTTTGTAAGGAAAGTTCTGAGACATGTGTGCTGACTCCGACTGTATCTAACTATCATGAGATACAAGCGCTTGAAATGCCAGCAGCATTTTTCGATGTTCTATCACCACCTTATGACACCTTGATAGAAGACATAGGGCCCAGGCGATGTAGCTACTATAAAGTAATCAATAAGTTGAGCTCTAACTTAGTGGAATTGCAAGAGACGGTAGCACCGGATTGTTTTTTCTGTGATCAGTCTCCTTACTTAGGCCCTAAGCTGGCATAG